A portion of the Misgurnus anguillicaudatus chromosome 16, ASM2758022v2, whole genome shotgun sequence genome contains these proteins:
- the arr3b gene encoding arrestin 3b, retinal (X-arrestin) isoform X1, with product MAKIYKKASGNGSLCLYLGRRDFVDHVEHVDSIVFLTKTLELNVYTCTLISLSDGVLKIDPSNLNGRQVWVQLACTFHYGRENLDVIGVSFRKDIWVKRIQMYPPPTNKPPNTTPMQDVLLKKAGDQGHPFTFDIPVHLPCSVSIQPAPEDVGKPCGVDYEIKAYIANEADNLNEKISKKDICRLTIRKIQYAPEKLAAGPKADLNKHFITMDKPIHLEASIEKELYYHGEPIPVKVKVNNETSKVVKKIKITIYQITDVVLYSADKYYKCVLDEEFGDQVNGNSTFEKEYKVNPLLAKNKEKFGLALDGKLKDEDTNLASSTLLLPDMDMNKEMRGIMVSYKIKVTLMMGGGLLGSLTTSNITAELPLVLMSPKPAGLI from the exons ATGGCTAA GATCTATAAGAAGGCTAGTGGCAATGGTTCA cttTGCCTTTATTTGGGGAGGAGAGACTTTGTGGACCATGTGGAACATGTTGATTCAATCG TTTTCTTAACTAAAACCCTGGAGTTAAATGTATATACCTGCACTTTAATTTCACTCTCAGATGGGGTGCTCAAGATCGACCCTTCAAATCTGAATGGAAGACAag TCTGGGTACAGCTTGCATGTACGTTCCACTATGGAAGAGAAAATCTTGATGTGATTGGAGTTTCCTTTAGGAAAGACATCTGGGTAAAGCGCATTCAGATGTATCCACCTCCAACAAACAAGCCACCCAACACTACACCAATGCAGGACGTCCTTTTAAAGAAAGCTGGGGACCAAGGACACCCCTTCACTTTTGAT ATTCCAGTTCATCTTCCATGCTCAGTTTCCATTCAACCAGCACCAGAGGACGTTGGCAAG CCTTGTGGGGTTGACTATGAAATAAAAGCTTATATTGCAAATGAAGCAGACAACCTGAATGAGAAAATTTCAAAGAA GGACATTTGTCGCTTGACCATCCGTAAAATCCAGTATGCACCGGAGAAGCTAGCAGCTGGACCCAAGGCTGACCTCAATAAACACTTTATAACAATGGACAAACCAATTCACTTAGAAGCCTCCATAGAGAAGGAG CTCTACTACCACGGAGAGCCGATTCCTGTCaaagtaaaagtaaataatGAGACCAGTAAAGTAGTGAAGAAAATCAAAATCACTA TTTACCAAATTACAGATGTTGTGCTTTACTCAGCGGACAAATACTACAAATGTGTCCTGGACGAAGAATTTGG GGACCAGGTGAATGGTAACTCTACCTTTGAAAAGGAATACAAAGTCAATCCATTGCTGGCTAAAAACAAAGAGAAATTTGGTCTTGCGCTGGATGGCAAACTCAAGGATGAAGACACCAATCTGGCTTCTTCAACGCT TCTGCTTCCAGATATGGATATGAATAAGGAAATGCGAGGCATCATGGTTTCCTACAAAATTAAGGTTACCCTGATGATGGGAGGTGGACTCCTTGGAAGTCTCACAACAAG TAACATTACTGCTGAGCTCCCTCTGGTGCTCATGTCACCCAAACCAGCAg
- the arr3b gene encoding arrestin 3b, retinal (X-arrestin) isoform X3: MAKIYKKASGNGSLCLYLGRRDFVDHVEHVDSIDGVLKIDPSNLNGRQVWVQLACTFHYGRENLDVIGVSFRKDIWVKRIQMYPPPTNKPPNTTPMQDVLLKKAGDQGHPFTFDIPVHLPCSVSIQPAPEDVGKPCGVDYEIKAYIANEADNLNEKISKKDICRLTIRKIQYAPEKLAAGPKADLNKHFITMDKPIHLEASIEKELYYHGEPIPVKVKVNNETSKVVKKIKITIYQITDVVLYSADKYYKCVLDEEFGDQVNGNSTFEKEYKVNPLLAKNKEKFGLALDGKLKDEDTNLASSTLLLPDMDMNKEMRGIMVSYKIKVTLMMGGGLLGSLTTSNITAELPLVLMSPKPAGLI; this comes from the exons ATGGCTAA GATCTATAAGAAGGCTAGTGGCAATGGTTCA cttTGCCTTTATTTGGGGAGGAGAGACTTTGTGGACCATGTGGAACATGTTGATTCAATCG ATGGGGTGCTCAAGATCGACCCTTCAAATCTGAATGGAAGACAag TCTGGGTACAGCTTGCATGTACGTTCCACTATGGAAGAGAAAATCTTGATGTGATTGGAGTTTCCTTTAGGAAAGACATCTGGGTAAAGCGCATTCAGATGTATCCACCTCCAACAAACAAGCCACCCAACACTACACCAATGCAGGACGTCCTTTTAAAGAAAGCTGGGGACCAAGGACACCCCTTCACTTTTGAT ATTCCAGTTCATCTTCCATGCTCAGTTTCCATTCAACCAGCACCAGAGGACGTTGGCAAG CCTTGTGGGGTTGACTATGAAATAAAAGCTTATATTGCAAATGAAGCAGACAACCTGAATGAGAAAATTTCAAAGAA GGACATTTGTCGCTTGACCATCCGTAAAATCCAGTATGCACCGGAGAAGCTAGCAGCTGGACCCAAGGCTGACCTCAATAAACACTTTATAACAATGGACAAACCAATTCACTTAGAAGCCTCCATAGAGAAGGAG CTCTACTACCACGGAGAGCCGATTCCTGTCaaagtaaaagtaaataatGAGACCAGTAAAGTAGTGAAGAAAATCAAAATCACTA TTTACCAAATTACAGATGTTGTGCTTTACTCAGCGGACAAATACTACAAATGTGTCCTGGACGAAGAATTTGG GGACCAGGTGAATGGTAACTCTACCTTTGAAAAGGAATACAAAGTCAATCCATTGCTGGCTAAAAACAAAGAGAAATTTGGTCTTGCGCTGGATGGCAAACTCAAGGATGAAGACACCAATCTGGCTTCTTCAACGCT TCTGCTTCCAGATATGGATATGAATAAGGAAATGCGAGGCATCATGGTTTCCTACAAAATTAAGGTTACCCTGATGATGGGAGGTGGACTCCTTGGAAGTCTCACAACAAG TAACATTACTGCTGAGCTCCCTCTGGTGCTCATGTCACCCAAACCAGCAg
- the arr3b gene encoding arrestin 3b, retinal (X-arrestin) isoform X2, whose translation MLFFRIYKKASGNGSLCLYLGRRDFVDHVEHVDSIDGVLKIDPSNLNGRQVWVQLACTFHYGRENLDVIGVSFRKDIWVKRIQMYPPPTNKPPNTTPMQDVLLKKAGDQGHPFTFDIPVHLPCSVSIQPAPEDVGKPCGVDYEIKAYIANEADNLNEKISKKDICRLTIRKIQYAPEKLAAGPKADLNKHFITMDKPIHLEASIEKELYYHGEPIPVKVKVNNETSKVVKKIKITIYQITDVVLYSADKYYKCVLDEEFGDQVNGNSTFEKEYKVNPLLAKNKEKFGLALDGKLKDEDTNLASSTLLLPDMDMNKEMRGIMVSYKIKVTLMMGGGLLGSLTTSNITAELPLVLMSPKPAGLI comes from the exons ATGCTGTTTTTCAGGATCTATAAGAAGGCTAGTGGCAATGGTTCA cttTGCCTTTATTTGGGGAGGAGAGACTTTGTGGACCATGTGGAACATGTTGATTCAATCG ATGGGGTGCTCAAGATCGACCCTTCAAATCTGAATGGAAGACAag TCTGGGTACAGCTTGCATGTACGTTCCACTATGGAAGAGAAAATCTTGATGTGATTGGAGTTTCCTTTAGGAAAGACATCTGGGTAAAGCGCATTCAGATGTATCCACCTCCAACAAACAAGCCACCCAACACTACACCAATGCAGGACGTCCTTTTAAAGAAAGCTGGGGACCAAGGACACCCCTTCACTTTTGAT ATTCCAGTTCATCTTCCATGCTCAGTTTCCATTCAACCAGCACCAGAGGACGTTGGCAAG CCTTGTGGGGTTGACTATGAAATAAAAGCTTATATTGCAAATGAAGCAGACAACCTGAATGAGAAAATTTCAAAGAA GGACATTTGTCGCTTGACCATCCGTAAAATCCAGTATGCACCGGAGAAGCTAGCAGCTGGACCCAAGGCTGACCTCAATAAACACTTTATAACAATGGACAAACCAATTCACTTAGAAGCCTCCATAGAGAAGGAG CTCTACTACCACGGAGAGCCGATTCCTGTCaaagtaaaagtaaataatGAGACCAGTAAAGTAGTGAAGAAAATCAAAATCACTA TTTACCAAATTACAGATGTTGTGCTTTACTCAGCGGACAAATACTACAAATGTGTCCTGGACGAAGAATTTGG GGACCAGGTGAATGGTAACTCTACCTTTGAAAAGGAATACAAAGTCAATCCATTGCTGGCTAAAAACAAAGAGAAATTTGGTCTTGCGCTGGATGGCAAACTCAAGGATGAAGACACCAATCTGGCTTCTTCAACGCT TCTGCTTCCAGATATGGATATGAATAAGGAAATGCGAGGCATCATGGTTTCCTACAAAATTAAGGTTACCCTGATGATGGGAGGTGGACTCCTTGGAAGTCTCACAACAAG TAACATTACTGCTGAGCTCCCTCTGGTGCTCATGTCACCCAAACCAGCAg